The genome window GTTGTTTATCAAGTCTAAAATTTATAAATGAAAAAATATGAATAATACCCAAAAGCAATTTTTAGGTTTTTATGAAACAAATCATCTATTTAATAACTTAAATAATCTAAAACAATTCGATTTTGAAGAAATAGATTTATCTAATCTTCAAATTGATAAATTAGAAATAAATCAAAAACTTCCTTTAGGGAAAAGAGTAGAACTTTTTTTTGAACATTATTTGTTTTTATCTAAAAGATATAATCTTATAAAGAAAAATATTCAAATAATTTATAATAAAAAAACTTTAGGTGAAATAGATTTTATAATTTTTGACAACAAAGAAAAATGTTTCAAGCATATTGAACTTGTATATAAATATTATCTATATGATATTAGTTTTGAAAAAGAGTTGGATAGATATATTGGACCAAATAAAGATGATACTTTAGTCAAAAAATTAGATAAATTAAAACATAAACAACTTCCACTGCTTTTTAATGAAAAAACTAAGGCTTATTTAGAAGATATTGATTTTAATAATATTAAACAAGAGATTTGTTTTAAAGCAAATATTTATGTTCCTTTTTACAAAAAAAGTTTAGATATCCATTTTAAAGAAAATATTCGAGGTTTTTATATTGGATACAATGAGTTTAAAAATGACCAATATTTTAAATCTTGTGAATATTTTATGCCCCATAGATATGATTGGGTTGATTTTAATCCTCCTAAATCTTCATATATAAGTTTTGAAGAAATATTGCCACATCTTGATTTCTTTATAAATCATAAGAAGTCACCACTTCTTTGGATAAAAGAAAAAAATAAAATCTTTCAAATATTTATTTTATTTTAATATTTAAAAAAATTAGTAATTTTTTTATTTTTCTAGTAACCCCATTGTAATTGTATTCTAGTATTATCCAGATAAAAAATAATATTAGGAAAATATATGAACTTTTTTAACAATATCTCTTTGCGAAATAAAATACTTTTTACCTTAGCAATTCCAATTCTTTTAGTAATATTACTTGCTTATACTCTTTTAATAGAAAAAATAGAAAAACAAAATTCAATCAACTATACAAAAGAGTATTTAGGTTTTACCATTAGTTCTGCAAATCTATCACTAAATTTACAAAAAGAAAGTGAGTATAGTATTGAATTTATCGACTCTTATGGTAAGGGCAATGATGACAAGTTGAAATTAATTCAAAGTGAAGTTGATAAAAATATTTTAACATTACAAAAAAATATTGAATCAATTAGCAATGATGAAGAATCTTTTAATAAGAAAATAGCACAATTAAAAAAGTTACTTAAAGAAAAAGATAATATTCGAAAACAAATAAAAGAGCTTTCAATTAGTAGTGATGAATTAAATAAATACTATAAAAACTTCATGGAGATATTATTGTCTTTTATGGATGATGTTGTAACCTATAGTAATGATGGTGAATTATCAAAAAAACTACAAGGATACATTTTTTTAGTGCATTTTTTGATTAATGCTGAAGAGGAAAGAATGTTGGTAAAAAATATTTTTGATAAAGGAGTTTTATTAAATAAAGAAAATATTGAGTTTAATAAACTTGTAACAAATCAAAATATATTTTTAGAGCAATTTAAAAAAATTGCTTCAGTAGATAATCTTAAATATAGTGAAAATGAAAAAAATTGTGAAAAATGTAAACAATTAACTAAGTTTAGAACTATACTTTTTGATAAAAGTTTAAAAGATCAAATTATAAGTGATATCTATGCTAATGCTGGATATGGTGGGCTTATTCATAATTATAAGAACTATTTACTTAGAAACGATAATAAATCATTAAATAATGTTCAAAAGTATCATACAGCAATAAAAAGAAGTGTTAACAAATACAGAAGATTGAATGGCATTACAAAAGAGGAAAAGAGATTATTAAAAATTATTAAAAATAGTTTTGATTCTTATATGGGAAATGTTTTAGATATTTCTGATGGATTATCACAGGGGAAAACAATTAAAGAGATTGATGAAATTGTGAGATTAGATACAAGTAAAACTGTAAAATCTTTACAAAACTTAAATCAAAATATTTTTGGTGCACAAAAAGTAAAATGGGTTGAAGTATCAACTTCTAGAATTGATTATTATGAGAAGTTAGTTGATAAAGTAACTTTAGACATTAATAAATATATTGAGATGAAAAACTCTCAACTTAACACTGAGTTTATTTTCTTTGGAATATTTTTAATTATTATGTTAGTGATTATATTTATAATCAGTACACTTATGACTAAAAAAATTGTATCTAGTTTAAAAGTATTTAAACAAGGTCTTGAATATTTCTTCCAATATGTAATTAGAGAAAAAGATTATTTAAAACCTATGGAAGTAAAAGGAAATGATGAATTTGCTCAAATGACCCATGATATGAATGTGCAAATTGAAAAGATTCAAAAAATTATTGAACAAGATAAAAAAGTAGTAAATGAGATTACAAATGTAATTGTAAAGGTTTCTAATGGTTTCTTAGAATATAGTTTACATGAAAAAGGTGCAACTCATGAGGTTGAGTCTTTAAGACTAATCATAAATAAAATGATATCTTACACAAAAAATAAAGTTGATAATATAAATCTTTTACTTGATAATTATGCTCTTGGTAAATATAATTTTAGACTAAGTGAAGAGCAAAGAGTAGGGATGTACGGTAATTTTGGTACCCTTTCAACAAGAACACTTTTATTGGGACAATCTATATCTCAATTGATTGCTATGATTACAAATGCAGGAAATGAATTAAAAAACAATACTCAAACTCTTACTAAGTCATCTCAAATATTATCAAATAGTTCAAATGAACAAGCAAGTTCTTTAGAGCAAACAGCAGCTTCAATTGAACAAATTACATCAAATATGAAAAGTAGCTCAAAGGATGTTACTGAGATGTTAAGAATTGCTGATGATTTAAGTAATAGTGCAACTTTAGGAAATGAATTAGCATCAAAAACTTCCACTTCTATGGATGAGATAAATGAAAAAGTAAGTGCTATTAGTGATGCTATAGCCGTGATTGATCAAATTGCATTTCAGACAAATATCCTTTCATTAAATGCAGCAGTAGAAGCTGCAACGGCAGGCGAAGCAGGAAAAGGTTTTGCAGTTGTTGCACAAGAGGTAAGAAATCTAGCAAATAGAAGTGCAAATGCAGCAAATGAGATTAAAAAACTTGTAGAAGATGCAACTGTAAAATCAAATGAAGGTAAAAATATTGCAAATGATATGATTAATGGTTATGACAATCTTTCTTCAAAAATTGTTGATACAAGAAAGATTATTGATAATGTAACAATTGCCATAAAAGAGCAAGAGAGTGGTATGATTCAAGTAAATAGTGCAATTAACTTAATAGATCAAATGACACAAAAAAATGCACAAACTTCACATGAAATAGATTTATTATCTCAAGAGGTTTCTAAATTATCAAATAGACTATTAGGGATAACAAAACAAGCAAATATTAATGACAAGTATTATGATAT of Arcobacter arenosus contains these proteins:
- a CDS encoding DUF1853 family protein — its product is MNNTQKQFLGFYETNHLFNNLNNLKQFDFEEIDLSNLQIDKLEINQKLPLGKRVELFFEHYLFLSKRYNLIKKNIQIIYNKKTLGEIDFIIFDNKEKCFKHIELVYKYYLYDISFEKELDRYIGPNKDDTLVKKLDKLKHKQLPLLFNEKTKAYLEDIDFNNIKQEICFKANIYVPFYKKSLDIHFKENIRGFYIGYNEFKNDQYFKSCEYFMPHRYDWVDFNPPKSSYISFEEILPHLDFFINHKKSPLLWIKEKNKIFQIFILF
- a CDS encoding methyl-accepting chemotaxis protein; this encodes MNFFNNISLRNKILFTLAIPILLVILLAYTLLIEKIEKQNSINYTKEYLGFTISSANLSLNLQKESEYSIEFIDSYGKGNDDKLKLIQSEVDKNILTLQKNIESISNDEESFNKKIAQLKKLLKEKDNIRKQIKELSISSDELNKYYKNFMEILLSFMDDVVTYSNDGELSKKLQGYIFLVHFLINAEEERMLVKNIFDKGVLLNKENIEFNKLVTNQNIFLEQFKKIASVDNLKYSENEKNCEKCKQLTKFRTILFDKSLKDQIISDIYANAGYGGLIHNYKNYLLRNDNKSLNNVQKYHTAIKRSVNKYRRLNGITKEEKRLLKIIKNSFDSYMGNVLDISDGLSQGKTIKEIDEIVRLDTSKTVKSLQNLNQNIFGAQKVKWVEVSTSRIDYYEKLVDKVTLDINKYIEMKNSQLNTEFIFFGIFLIIMLVIIFIISTLMTKKIVSSLKVFKQGLEYFFQYVIREKDYLKPMEVKGNDEFAQMTHDMNVQIEKIQKIIEQDKKVVNEITNVIVKVSNGFLEYSLHEKGATHEVESLRLIINKMISYTKNKVDNINLLLDNYALGKYNFRLSEEQRVGMYGNFGTLSTRTLLLGQSISQLIAMITNAGNELKNNTQTLTKSSQILSNSSNEQASSLEQTAASIEQITSNMKSSSKDVTEMLRIADDLSNSATLGNELASKTSTSMDEINEKVSAISDAIAVIDQIAFQTNILSLNAAVEAATAGEAGKGFAVVAQEVRNLANRSANAANEIKKLVEDATVKSNEGKNIANDMINGYDNLSSKIVDTRKIIDNVTIAIKEQESGMIQVNSAINLIDQMTQKNAQTSHEIDLLSQEVSKLSNRLLGITKQANINDKYYDMVDDIQMISDVSKYKNNHINFKRRYFKDLDSYSSINVVDCKSCNLGKWIVDSENMQKEFVFSNEWKKLKNYHESLHSEVQNYIDLNHKKVDNKQLKNSASLIEKHTEEIFQSLNEILHVNTLNLRNKAS